In a genomic window of Syngnathus typhle isolate RoL2023-S1 ecotype Sweden linkage group LG4, RoL_Styp_1.0, whole genome shotgun sequence:
- the lmo1 gene encoding rhombotin-1, with product MVLDKEEGVPMLSVQPKGKQKGCAGCNRKIKDRYLLKALDKYWHEDCLKCACCDCRLGEVGSTLYTKANLILCRRDYLRLFGTTGNCAACSKLIPAFEMVMRARDNVYHLDCFACQLCNQRFCVGDKFFLKNNMILCQMDYEEGQLNGSFESQVQ from the exons ATGGTGCTGGACAAGGAAGAGG GTGTGCCGATGCTCTCCGTCCAGCCCAAAGGGAAACAGAAGGGGTGCGCTGGCTGCAATCGCAAGATTAAAGACCGCTACCTACTCAAGGCCCTGGACAAATACTGGCATGAGGACTGTCTCAAATGTGCCTGCTGTGACTGCCGCCTTGGGGAGGTGGGCTCCACCCTTTATACGAAAGCCAACCTTATCCTGTGTCGTCGGGACTACCTGAG GCTCTTTGGTACTACGGGAAACTGCGCAGCCTGCAGTAAACTGATCCCAGCCTTTGAGATGGTGATGAGAGCCAGAGATAATGTTTACCATTTGGACTGTTTTGCCTGTCAGCTTTGTAACCAGAG GTTTTGCGTGGGCGACAAGTTTTTCCTTAAAAATAACATGATTTTGTGTCAAATGGACTATGAGGAGGGTCAGCTGAACGGGAGCTTCGAGTCGCAGGTCCAATAG